Proteins encoded in a region of the Halioglobus maricola genome:
- the ubiD gene encoding 4-hydroxy-3-polyprenylbenzoate decarboxylase translates to MKYRDLREFIAELEQRGDLVRIKTEVDPKLEMTEIADRTLRAGGPALLFENPKGFNTPVLANLFGTEQRVALGMGEEDTAALRKIGELLAYLRQPDPPKGFKDLADKAPVLKQVLNMGPKQVRNPPCQYHAKQGDEVDLYQLPIQTCWPGDAGPLVTWPLVITRGPAKERQNLGIYRMQLIGRNKLIMRWLSHRGGALDYREWQLKHPGKRYPVAVALGADPATTLGAVTPIPDPVSEYAFAGLLRGSKTEVAECFTPLCREHGLQVPASAEYILEGYLEPGDEADEGPFGDHTGYYNEVERFPVFTVEAITHREDPIYHSTYTGRPPDEPAVLGVALNEVFVPLLQKQFPEIVDFYLPPEGCSYRMAVVTIRKEYPGHAKRVMLGVWSFLRQFMYTKFVIVTDEDVNARDWKDVIWAMTTRMDPHRDSVFIENTPIDYLDFASPVAGLGSKVGFDATNKWPGETDREWGEPIAMDQAVKDRVDEIWDELGIQ, encoded by the coding sequence GCATTAAAACCGAGGTCGATCCCAAGCTGGAAATGACCGAAATCGCCGACCGTACCCTGCGGGCCGGCGGCCCAGCCCTGTTATTCGAAAACCCCAAAGGCTTCAACACCCCCGTGCTCGCCAACCTGTTTGGCACTGAACAGCGCGTGGCGCTGGGCATGGGCGAGGAAGACACCGCCGCCCTGCGCAAAATTGGCGAACTTCTCGCCTACCTGCGCCAGCCAGACCCTCCCAAGGGATTCAAGGATCTTGCAGACAAGGCGCCCGTACTCAAGCAGGTGCTCAATATGGGCCCCAAGCAGGTGCGCAACCCGCCCTGCCAGTACCACGCGAAACAAGGTGACGAGGTAGATCTCTACCAACTGCCCATTCAGACCTGCTGGCCGGGCGATGCTGGCCCGCTGGTCACCTGGCCCCTGGTCATTACCCGCGGCCCTGCCAAGGAGCGCCAGAACCTGGGTATCTACCGCATGCAACTGATCGGCAGGAACAAGCTGATCATGCGCTGGCTGTCGCATCGCGGCGGCGCTCTGGACTACCGCGAGTGGCAGCTCAAACACCCCGGTAAACGCTACCCGGTTGCCGTGGCGCTGGGCGCTGACCCGGCGACCACGCTGGGCGCTGTCACCCCAATACCGGATCCAGTCTCCGAGTACGCCTTCGCCGGCCTACTGCGAGGCTCGAAAACAGAAGTTGCTGAATGCTTCACACCGCTGTGCCGCGAGCATGGCCTGCAGGTACCCGCAAGCGCAGAGTACATTCTGGAAGGCTATCTCGAGCCCGGCGACGAAGCCGACGAGGGCCCCTTCGGTGACCACACCGGTTACTACAACGAGGTAGAGCGCTTCCCGGTATTTACCGTGGAAGCGATCACCCATCGGGAAGATCCGATTTACCACAGCACGTACACCGGGCGGCCACCAGATGAGCCGGCTGTGCTCGGCGTGGCGCTCAACGAAGTATTTGTGCCGCTGCTGCAGAAGCAGTTCCCGGAGATCGTCGATTTCTATCTGCCACCAGAAGGCTGCTCGTATCGTATGGCCGTGGTGACCATACGCAAGGAATACCCGGGTCATGCCAAGCGAGTGATGCTCGGAGTGTGGTCATTCCTGCGCCAGTTCATGTACACCAAGTTCGTGATTGTCACTGACGAGGACGTGAATGCGCGGGACTGGAAGGATGTTATCTGGGCAATGACCACGCGCATGGATCCGCACCGAGACAGCGTGTTTATCGAAAACACCCCCATCGACTACCTCGACTTTGCGTCGCCGGTCGCGGGCCTTGGTTCCAAGGTAGGATTCGATGCCACCAACAAGTGGCCCGGGGAAACTGACCGCGAGTGGGGTGAACCCATCGCGATGGATCAGGCAGTGAAAGATCGTGTGGACGAGATCTGGGACGAACTAGGCATCCAGTAG